Proteins encoded within one genomic window of Aspergillus nidulans FGSC A4 chromosome VII:
- a CDS encoding protein hk-8-6 (transcript_id=CADANIAT00009064), giving the protein MSKGAYKSACAAERERLREVARYYCVVDRPSSDKDIYPLQGDSRPDHNKRLASDAALTGLARLGVLQFGCNRAFVSIIDETNQHVIAEATTSIFLQNAEKHQAGDELYLGTRRLDLGWGVVPRTIGFFTKRNPDFIENENVIANDTRYIINDLTKEEAYKHRPYVAQWPFMRFYAAVPIRSPAGYVLGSYSIVDDKARSNFGEVEVECMQDIADAIAQHLETVRLSYCHQRTETLVKSLTTFVKEHDDFDPTESYQVTPSQSTINIPETTEGGDRGIPDTPGDSDRSSPEAAEGDVFELLGPCSPSDGTGEASSLFSKVLGSEQTEVSFPIRSADRPTSAFSANDDRRDSVPQNAPAVTDTPTSETQSWIKETVNKTAKIFRRASILLRDSMDLDGVLFVDASRCNAGVVLSNDTGTWEPLPSTLSPDFLADPYPSPADMPGVGSLSKPSDKPCTLLGRALRDSVHSTESPHNWNITERVLDDLMASFPQGQIFDLSDLPARESSPSSDLCNNLCHDLAKCFPNANSVLFSPIWDWNKSRWLAGTLVWTSDVVRALGAEELHYFKAFGDSIISEVARVDWSATQKSKSAFMSSVSHELRSPLHGILASAELLGTASLQPEQQHLVDMVESCGLTLLDTLNHLLVLTPTIRLDFSGINNLTALEDPAQGLSDAGMTSLETDFDLGDLVEEVVEVQYTGQNLPKAAVHLNHRSSPSPQDFDADNAELSVIVRVEDMPTWKIHSVPGAWRRIVMNLLGNSLKWTKAGFVEVSLTKVRRKRDPLHVFALLSVTDTGAGISPDFLRHNVFSPFAQENALSEGLGLGLSTVRQLVGSLNGHLNVRSELGVGTQVDIFVPVQILQPPPTPRPDLAPRYNPSQRPPVRVCLIGFSDYPCLKETPTGILPAEAKRKLAIRSCLTSILAEQRSWDIISSESFHGTEGDIAIIEEFRYLDALKSGELPLNDPKPAGFRRIFVILNSKNPTSRHLDSSRLIRVSQPFGSRKFRNAVVRVDQLLKEPPPEVSSDQHLRKPSPVPEQETPRKTPSPPMQQMPVNAPVLEHSTVELTSHGTTDPVRIHENLHLLIVDDNAINLKILATFAAKIDISMPVMDGIVATKEIRQFEEEMGLKRSRIMAVTGVASTDMQQRAQAAGVDEYLVKPVSLVALKKVIAAL; this is encoded by the exons ATGTCCAAAGGTGCTTACAAGTCGGCCTGCGCTGCAGAGCGAGAGAGACTTCGAGAGGTTGCCAG GTATTACTGCGTTGTCGATCGGCCTTCCAGCGACAAGGACATTTACCCCTTGCAAGGTGATAGCCGACCGGATCACAATAAGCGGCTTGCCTCAGATGCGGCCCTAACCGGACTGGCTCGGTTGGGAGTGCTGCAGTTCGGCTGTAACCGTGCTTTTGTTTCGATCATCGACGAGACTAATCAGCATGTCATTGCCGAGGCCACCACTTCCATATTTCTTCAGAACGCTGAGAAACATCAGGCGGGGGATGAGTTATATCTGGGAACGAGACGGTTGGACTTGGGATGGGGTGTGGTGCCGCGCACAATTGGATTTTTCACCAAGCGGAATCCGGACTTTATCGAGAACGAGAATGTGATTGCGAATGACACCCGCTATATAATCAACGATCTCACCAAGGAAGAAGCCTACAAACACCGGCCCTACGTTGCACAATGGCCGTTTATGCGGTTCTACGCTGCCGTTCCTATCAGGAGTCCGGCGGGATACGTGCTGGGATCATACTCAATCGTCGATGACAAAGCGCGGTCGAACTTtggcgaggtcgaggtggAATGCATGCAGGATATAGCAGACGCCATCGCGCAGCACCTGGAGACTGTTCGGCTATCGTATTGCCATCAACGCACCGAGACGTTGGTCAAGAGCCTTACCACCTTTGTGAAGGAACACGATGATTTCGATCCTACCGAATCCTACCAAGTGACCCCATCTCAGTCAACAATCAATATTCCCGAAACAACCGAAGGGGGTGACCGTGGGATCCCAGATACCCCTGGCGACAGTGATCGTAGCAGCCCAGAGGCTGCGGAAGGCGATGTCTTTGAACTCCTCGGTCCATGTTCTCCCTCTGACGGGACCGGTGAAGCCTCATCGCTATTCTCCAAAGTTCTCGGTTCCGAACAGACCGAGGTATCTTTTCCGATCAGAAGTGCCGACCGACCGACGTCAGCCTTCTCTGCGAACGATGATCGAAGGGACAGTGTACCCCAAAATGCTCCAGCGGTCACGGACACTCCAACTAGTGAGACTCAGTCATGGATTAAAGAGACTGTCAACAAGACCGCGAAGATATTTAGGCGAGCGAGTATCCTTCTTCGGGACTCAATGGACTTGGATGGGGTTCTTTTTGTCGATGCATCCCGCTGTAACGCCGGCGT TGTGCTAAGCAATGATACCGGCACGTGGGAACCGCTGCCCTCTACTCTGAGCCCGGACTTCCTTGCCGATCCTTATCCAAGTCCGGCGGACATGCCCGGTGTCGGCTCATTATCGAAACCGTCCGACAAACCATGTACACTACTTGGTCGCGCATTAAGGGATTCGGTACATTCTACCGAGTCACCCCACAACTGGAACATCACCGAGAGGGTGCTGGACGACTTGATGGCTTCATTCCCACAGGGTCAGATATTCGACTTGAGCGATTTGCCAGCAAGGGAATCGTCGCCGTCCTCCGATTTGTGCAACAATTTATGCCATGACTTGGCTAAGTGCTTTCCTAACGCTAATTCGGTTCTGTTTTCTCCAATCTGGGACTGGAACAAATCTAGGTGGTTAGCAGGGACCCTGGTATGGACGAGTGATGTTGTCCGCGCTTTGGGCGCTGAGGAATTACATTATTTCAAAGCCTTTGGCGATTCTATAATCTCAGAGGTGGCCCGAGTAGATTGGTCGGCGACTCAAAAATCCAAGTCGGCATTCATGTCATCTGTCAGTCACGAGTTGCGATCGCCCCTTCATGGTATACTTGCCAGCGCCGAGCTTCTGGGCACAGCATCACTACAGCCAGAACAGCAGCATTTGGTGGACATGGTCGAGTCGTGCGGATTAACGCTTCTAGATACCTTAAATCATTTGTTAGTGCTCACTCCCACGATCAG ACTCGATTTCTCAGGGATCAACAATCTTACCGCGCTCGAGGATCCGGCTCAGGGTCTGTCCGATGCTGGCATGACATCTCTCGAGACTGACTTCGACTTGGGCGACCTGGTCGAAGAAGTGGTGGAAGTGCAGTACACTGGCCAAAACCTTCCTAAAGCTGCCGTTCATCTCAACCATCGATCTTCCCCGTCGCCACAGGATTTCGATGCTGATAATGCAGAGTTGTCAGTCATCGTCCGAGTAGAGGACATGCCCACCTGGAAGATCCACTCTGTGCCTGGAGCCTGGCGAAGGATTGTGATGAACTTACTCGGAAACTCTCTCAAATGGACCAAGGCTGGATTTGTCGAGGTTTCTCTGACGAAAGTGAGACGAAAGCGCGACCCTCTGCATGTCTTTGCGCTCCTTTCTGTCACAGATACCGGCGCTGGGATATCTCCAGATTTTCTACGACACAACGTTTTCTCACCCTTCGCCCAGGAGAATGCATTGTCAGAGGGGCTAGGCCTGGGGCTTAGCACCGTTCGTCAGCTCGTCGGCTCTCTTAATGGCCATCTCAACGTGCGAAGTGAGCTTGGCGTCGGCACTCAAGTTGACATATTCGTCCCCGTACAGATACTACAGCCTCCACCAACCCCCCGCCCAGACCTGGCGCCTCGTTACAATCCCTCTCAGCGGCCACCTGTTCGCGTCTGTTTGATCGGGTTCAGCGATTATCCTTGCCTCAAGGAGACGCCAACTGGGATTTTGCCTGCCGAAGCGAAGCGTAAGCTGGCCATTAGAAGCTGTCTTACATCCATACTGGCGGAGCAACGATCTTGGGATATTATCTCATCCGAATCGTTTCACGGCACCGAAGGTGATATCGCAATTATTGAAGAATTCAGATACCTGGATGCACTGAAGAGCGGCGAATTGCCGCTAAATGATCCTAAACCAGCCGGTTTCAGGAGAATATTCGTGATTCTTAACAGCAAGAATCCTACCTCTCGCCATCTGGATTCATCACGCCTTATCCGTGTCTCCCAGCC GTTCGGTTCTAGAAAGTTCCGCAATGCTGTCGTCCGTGTTGACCAGCTACTGAAGGAACCGCCACCCGAAGTTTCTTCCGACCAACATCTCCGCAAGCCTAGCCCCGTGCCGGAGCAGGAAACGCCGCGGAAgactccatctcctcctaTGCAACAAATGCCTGTGAACGCACCGGTACTCGAGCATTCAACAGTTGAACTGACTAGCCATGGCACTACGGACCCTGTGCGAATCCATGAGAATCTCCACCTTTTGATTGTAGATGATAATGCGATAAACCTCAAA ATATTAGCAACGTTCGCTGCCAAAATAG ATATCTCCATGCCGGTCATGGATGGCATTGTTGCGACGAAGGAAATCCGCCAgtttgaggaggaaatgGGTCTCAAGCGGTCGCGCATAATGGCTGTCACTGGAGTGGCGTCAACAGACATGCAGCAGCGTGCCCAAGCTGCTGGGGTTGACGAGTATCTCGTGAAACCAGTGTCGCTGGTTGCTTTGAAGAAAGTTATTGCTGCGCTTTAG
- a CDS encoding ankyrin repeat domain-containing protein (transcript_id=CADANIAT00009065) — protein sequence MPISTFPAELIYHILSQIFPPEGWGKYWPLTRSVHDVKHFLNLRLVCKEFDMIVLDYFLTKEILAEDFDQACLQRLDPPTPAAIRMGRRLLARQIERDKARDTGNPLVREIIAVVDAAVSHLQDGQPSRDDVEQLRETYTQGLVTAVIGFSGLSKTVLEGMVKGTNTRRSQAALRRPGQRYLNLALTTAATLGRIEDMKLLMEKGADPLFDERGEWIGTPLYGAAIGGHIDAINLLVNQAGDDLNRDSRYSGHTPLHYAALNGHEQLVQWLLKHNVQPDERNYSDQTPLFCAASSGYAGIVKELLDFDREQSEEFMAKPPQTEGDMAYHNGYVDWIRTNIEGINLIDVDAEDSRERTPLIMAVQRGYLKTVEELMEREDLNINRRNAEEYDMSPLATAASKGYEEIFRLILSHPSVEKSTRDSSGHGILKHAAAGGNINIVREVLKWPNVDVNLRGADDSTPLMWAALYGHESIVRILIDEGAAVDLFTSQLHLQLMRLLGSDPTDVAPSIELLNAMTGRTAVLVGSSALDAAVHGGHEGTVKVLMEHPDVQLDQYDFDDRTPFANAALTGHAGVVKLLLERGGATNEWSRDITGCTPLILAARAGNEDVIKVLLEHSDDPLNCSDREGHSALVHAAKAGHKGVVELLLKHPKIEVDWALAAAAGENNKAIVRMLLNRNVVKSKREIQRALLFTEEARLDEMHAFLVPYLETMPEE from the exons ATGCCCATCTCAACATTTCCCGCAGAGCTCATATACCATATATTATCGCAAATATTTCCGCCAGAAGGGTGGGGCAAGTACTGGCCTCTGACGCGCTCTGTTCATGATGTCAAGCACTTCCTGAACCTGAGGCTTGTCTGCA AGGAGTTTGACATGATTGTTCTCGATTACTTTTTGACAAAGGAGATTCTTGCAGAGGACTTTGACCAGGCATGTCTTCAGCGGCTGGACCCGCCAACGCCAGCGGCAATCCGGATGGGCCGTCGACTGCTAGCCCGGCAGATTGAGCGAGATAAGGCCCGGGACACTGGAAATCCACTTGTACGTGAGATCATCGCGGTTGTGGACGCTGCTGTCAGCCATCTACAAGACGGCCAACCGAGCCGAGACGACGTTGAGCAGCTGCGCGAGACGTATACGCAGGGCCTGGTGACTGCCGTTATTGGGTTCTCCGGGCTATCGAAAACGGTCTTGGAAGGTATGGTGAAGGGGACCAACACGCGGAGATCGCAAGCCGCTTTGCGACGCCCCGGCCAAAGATATCTCAACCTGGCGTTGACAACCGCCGCAACACTAGGTCGTATCGAGGACATGAAGTTACTCATGGAAAAAGGTGCAGATCCTCTGTTTGATGAACGGGGTGAATGGATTGGCACGCCGCTGTATGGAGCAGCAATTGGGGGCCATATAGACGCAATCAACCTCCTGGTCAATCAGGCAGGTGACGATCTGAATAGGGATAGCAGATATTCAGGGCACACGCCCCTGCACTATGCCGCACTGAATGGGCATGAGCAATTGGTGCAGTGGCTTTTAAAGCACAATGTCCAACCTGACGAGCGGAATTATTCTGACCAGACGCCACTATTCTGCGCGGCAAGTAGTGGCTACGCCGGGATTGTGAAGGAGCTGTTAGACTTCGATCGCGAGCAATCCGAGGAATTTATGGCGAAGCCACCGCAGACCGAAGGCGACATGGCGTATCACAATGGGTACGTCGACTGGATACGCACTAATATAGAGGGCATTAACTTGATTGAcgttgatgcggaggatTCTCGTGAAAGGACACCCTTGATCATGGCCGTGCAGAGGGGATATCTGAAGACTGTCGAAGAGCTCATGGAAAGGGAGGATCTGAACATAAACCGTCGCAATGCCGAAGAATATGATATGAGTCCTTTGGCGACTGCAGCCTCGAAAGGCTATGAAGAAATATTCCGCCTTATCCTTTCTCACCCCTCGGTTGAAAAGAGTACCAGAGATAGTAGTGGCCATGGGATTCTTAAGCACGCTGCCGCGGGCGGAAATATCAACATCGTGCGAGAAGTACTCAAATGGCCAAATGTAGATGTCAATTTGCGTGGCGCCGACGACTCTACCCCTCTCATGTGGGCTGCCTTGTATGGCCACGAGTCGATTGTTAGAATACTGATCGATGAAGGTGCGGCAGTGGATCTTTTCACGAGCCAGCTACACCTGCAATTGATGCGACTGCTAGGGTCCGATCCCACTGATGTGGCCCCCAGCATTGAGCTTCTGAATGCCATGACGGGAAGAACAGCGGTGCTGGTTGGCTCATCAGCGCTTGATGCCGCAGTACATGGTGGCCATGAGGGCACCGTAAAGGTGTTGATGGAACACCCTGATGTTCAACTTGACCAATATGACTTCGATGACCGGACTCCCTTTGCCAACGCCGCTCTCACGGGGCACGCCGGTGTCGTGAAGCTCCTCCTGGAGCGAGGTGGTGCGACCAATGAATGGTCACGAGATATTACCGGCTGCACGCCATTGATTCTTGCCGCTCGGGCAGGCAATGAGGATGTCATCAAAGTTCTGCTGGAGCATTCGGATGACCCTCTCAACTGCTCAGATCGCGAAGGCCATTCGGCGCTGGTGCATGCAGCAAAGGCAGGCCACAAAGGTGTGGTGGAGTTGCTGCTGAAACACCCGAAAATTGAGGTTGACTGGGCTcttgcggcggcggcgggtGAGAATAATAAGGCGATTGTGCGCATGTTGCTGAATAGGAATGTGGTCAAGTCTAAGCGTGAAATACAGCGAGCTTTGCTGTTCACAGAAGAAGCCCGACTGGATGAAATGCATGCCTTTCTGGTTCCATACCTGGAGACAATGCCCGAAGAGTGA
- a CDS encoding uncharacterized protein (transcript_id=CADANIAT00009063), with protein sequence MMRIMNIITENPDRRLKLFDKRITTKWREEVAQSAQDVSARMMHWIIAELKWKADILRDTGFGKVFDDSVVNRDLFGDRIKFKGVEPENDTCPPPEGPRDDAEDYDFDHFEERRAECHKTLISGGQLPEAFSEPKVSSDCEIGEHYVDARKPEYEGGTWHIEGQLNERIAVSAIYYYDSHNITASALALRHRGMSGMYGVIHEQDMHHFLQQTYGFPEDVDGRNEVLITQDLGSVDTTEGRLITFPNTLQHRVSVSLADRSKPGHRKILALFFLDPHHRIISSANVLPQREDWRRTGNRASGYAHGTTTMTMEEAKALRLELMEERGHSSQESNNSFEMGEFSLCEH encoded by the exons ATGATGAGAATCATGAACATCATTACCGAGAATCCCGACCGGCGACTGAAACTGTTTGATAAGCGTATCACTACTAAATGGCGCGAAGAGGTTGCTCAGAGTGCCCAGGATGTGTCCGCGAGGATGATGCATTGGATCATTGCGGAGCTGAAATGGAAGGCAGATATCTTGAGGGACACAGGCTTCGGAAAAGTCTTTGATGACAGCGTGGTTAA ccgTGATCTCTTT GGCGATCGAATTAAGTTCAAAGGAGTCGAACCTGAGAACGACACTTGCCCTCCGCCTGAAGGTCCAcgagatgatgctgaggattATGACTTCGACCACTTTGAAGAGCGTCGAGCTGAGTG TCACAAAACCCTTATATCCGGCGGTCAACTTCCAGAAGCATTTTCCGAACCAAAAGTTTCAAGTGATTGTGAAATTGGCGAGCATTATGTTGACGCCAGAAAGCCCGAGTATGAGGGAGGGACGTGGCATATTGAAGGCCAACTG AATGAGCGCATCGCAGTGTCGGCGATCTACTACTACGATAGCCACAATATTACAGCCAGTGCACTGGCTTTACGGCACCGTGGAATGTCTGGAATGTACGGTGTGATTCATGAACAGGATATGCATCACTTCCTTCAGCAAACATACGGCTTCCCTGAGGATGTAGATGGCCGGAATGAAGTCCTGATTACCCAAGATCTGGGAAGCGTGGATACGACGGAAGGTCGTCTGATCACCTTCCCTAACACGCTCCAACACCGGGTCTCCGTCTCTCTGGCAGATCGCTCCAAGCCTGGCCATCGCAAAATCCTCGCCCTGTTTTTCCTTGATCCACATCACCGCATCATCTCCTCTGCTAATGTTCTTCCTCAAAGAGAAGACTGGCGGAGAACTGGAAACCGTGCTTCGGGCTACGCTCATGGCACAACCACGATGACCatggaggaggccaaggcATTAAGGCTTGAGCTCATGGAAGAGCGGGGGCATAGTAGTCAGGAAAGCAACAACTCGTTTGAAATGGGAGAGTTCAGTCTGTGTGAACACTGA
- a CDS encoding protein Q5BAR4 (transcript_id=CADANIAT00009068), which translates to MKTAVKTTALLSLLSTAMADKAIVGGDDAEITEYPYQIALLSGGSLICGGSIISSKYVVTAGHCTDGASASSLSIRAGSTYHDKGGTVVDVEAITVHPEYNANTVDNDISILELAEELQFGDGIKAIDLPSSSSLPSEGTIGTATGWGALTEGGNVSPNLQYVEVPVVSKSQCSSDYSGFNEITASMFCAGEEEGGKDGCQGDSGGPFAADGVLIGITSWGNGCARAGYPGVYSSPAYFRDFIQQVTGL; encoded by the coding sequence ATGAAGACCGCCGTCAAAACCACcgcccttctctcccttctctcgACCGCGATGGCCGACAAGGCCATCGTTGGCGGCGACGACGCCGAGATCACCGAATACCCTTACCAGATTGCGCTCCTCTCTGGCGGCTCCCTCATCTGCGGCGGCTCTATCATCTCTTCCAAGTACGTCGTGACGGCCGGCCACTGCACTGACGGCGCGTCCGCTAGCTCGCTCTCCATCCGCGCGGGCTCCACCTACCATGATAAGGGCGGCACCGTCGTCGACGTGGAGGCGATCACCGTCCACCCTGAATACAACGCCAACACCGTCGACAACgacatctccatcctcgagCTGGCAGAAGAGCTCCAGTTCGGCGACGGCATCAAGGCGATCGATctgccttcctcttcttcgcttccttctgAGGGCACCATCGGAACCGCGACGGGCTGGGGTGCGCTGACCGAGGGCGGCAACGTCAGCCCTAACTTGCAGTATGTGGAGGTTCCCGTTGTCAGCAAGAGCCAGTGCTCGAGTGACTACTCCGGCTTCAACGAGATCACCGCGTCGATGTTCTGcgccggcgaggaggagggcGGCAAGGATGGCTGCCAGGGCGATTCCGGCGGTCCTTTCGCTGCGGACGGTGTCCTGATCGGTATCACCTCATGGGGCAATGGGTGTGCGCGTGCCGGATACCCCGGTGTTTACTCGAGCCCGGCTTACTTCAGGGACTTCATCCAGCAGGTTACTGGTCTGTAA
- a CDS encoding uncharacterized protein (transcript_id=CADANIAT00009066), whose product MALTLYKPSVPAAVESGEIQRHQCFVGEILQIGLSVNSTKLAVKDQDGNNLRIGFTFTPDTYDKECIPLGLLKRGLTILVLTASIEDLPGGGKSIKVLDPRLVKGCQETAVHHEDHKVHCAVLRDPDMIPFFSKQWKCLQEFRCVSLQSLTACQPTNIFQATQHSHLAAPLGTVLYNRSQIQALPLNEAHSTPSGQIKSLQDLCD is encoded by the exons ATGGCTCTGACTTTATATAAACCATCCGTTCCCGCTGCTGTCGAGTCAGGCGAGATCCAGAGACATCAATGCTTTGTCGGCGAGATCCTTCAAATCGGACTGAGCGTCAACAGCACCAAGCTGGCAGTCAAGGACCAAGACGGCAACAACCTTCGCATCGGTTTCACCTTCACCCCTGACACTTACGATAAAGAATGTATCCCATTAGGCCTCCTGAAACGAGGCCTTACTATCCTGGTTCTGACCGCATCGATCGAGGACTTGCCTGGTGGCGGGAAGAGCATTAAGGTGCTCGACCCGCGGCTCGTCAAG GGGTGCCAGGAAACTGCGGTTCATCATGAGGATCACAAAGTACATTGTGCGGTTCTGCGTGATCCAGATATGATTCCCTTCTTTAGCAAGCAGTGGAAGTGCTTGCAGGAGTTCCGTTGCGTGTCTTTGCAGA GTCTGACGGCCTGCCAACCCACCAACATCTTCCAAGCCACTCAACATAGCCATCTAGCTGCCCCATTAGGCACCGTCCTGTACAATAGAAGCCAAATCCAAGCCCTTCCACTCAATGAGGCTCATAGCACCCCCTCAGGTCAAATCAAGTCCCTCCAGGACCTGTGCGATTAA
- a CDS encoding haloacid dehalogenase, type II (transcript_id=CADANIAT00009062): protein MATDKKVIAFDLYGTLLSTESIAKQLESQFPNKAQSISSLWRRYQLEYTWRLNSMGIYEPFSDITRNALQHALAEHEESLPNDAIASLMKAYDNLSTFPDVQPVLMKLSQISTLTAVVFSNGTLSMVSNSVNSSPHLSPHASVFKDIISVESIKAYKPAPAVYHHLVAKTGKSSAQKGDIYLVSGNPFDIMGARSVGLNAIWVDRGGRGWADAAVPQLRPTAVVRNLEEIVEVVQDT, encoded by the exons ATGGCCACAGACAAGAAAGTCATCGCATTCGACCTCTATGGAACCTTGCTTTCTACAGAATCCATTGCAAAACAGCTTGAATCACAATTCCCCAACAAGGCGCAGTCCATTTCTAGCTTATGGCGCCGGTATCAGCTCGAATACACCTGGCGTTTGAACAGCATGG GAATCTACGAGCCCTTCTCAGACATCACCCGTAACGCCCTGCAGCACGCCCTCGCCGAACACGAGGAGTCCCTTCCCAACGACGCCATCGCCTCCCTAATGAAAGCCTACGATAATCTCTCAACCTTCCCAGACGTCCAGCCAGTATTGATGAAGCTATCCCAGATCTCGACCTTAACTGCCGTCGTTTTCTCCAACGGCACCCTGTCCATGGTCTCAAATTCCGTGAACAGCTCGCCCCATCTTTCGCCGCACGCATCTGTCTTCAAGGACATCATCTCGGTCGAGAGCATAAAGGCGTACAAACCTGCCCCGGCAGTCTACCATCACTTGGTCGCGAAAACAGGAAAGTCGTCGGCCCAGAAGGGCGATATCTACCTTGTTAGTGGAAACCCTTTTGATATCATGGGGGCGCGCAGTGTTGGGCTCAATGCAATTTGGGTTGATCGCGGTGGGAGGGGTTGGGCGGACGCTGCAGTTCCACAGCTGAGGCCGACTGCGGTGGTGAGGAATTTGGAGGAGATTGTGGAGGTTGTCCAGGACACATGA
- a CDS encoding purple acid phosphatase family protein (transcript_id=CADANIAT00009061), whose translation MRLLTALKTAPLLAACVVAKANYPAIPVDTTTPVQQRLAIYGPNSISIGWNTYEKLNESCVEYGTSSEKLDRRACALVEPTTYPTSRTYENVVILTDLTAGTTYYYKIVSTNSTVDHFLSPRVPGDETPFSINAVIDLGVYGEDGYTIKGDKSKKDTIPTINPALNHTTIGRLASTVDDYEFVIHPGDFAYADDWFLSLDNLLDGENAYQAILENFYEQLAPISGRKPYMASPGNHEAACQEIPFTTGLCPDGQKNFTDFMHRFGRTMPSSFTSVSTNDSAKVFANQARELAQPPFWYSFEYGMAHIVMINTETDFEDAPSGKGGSAHLNGGPFGAKNQQLEFLEADLASVDRDVTPWVIVAGHRPWYTAGSACTPCQEAFEDLLYTYGVDLGVFGHVHNAQRFLPVYNSVADPNGMQDPKAPMYIVAGGAGNIEGLSSITKQLDFTEFANDEDYTYSTIRFLDRNHLQVDFINSVSGEVLDTSTLYKSHEARFVRQ comes from the exons ATGAGACTTCTGACTGCGCTCAAAACTGCCCCGTTGCTGGCGGCCTGCGTTGTGGCGAAGGCAAACTACCCTGCCATCCCGGTAGATACGACCACTCCTGTTCAGCAGCGCCTTGCCATCTACGGTCCCAATT CAATTTCGATCGGGTGGAACACGTACGAAAAGCTGAACGAGTCCTGTGTCGAGTATGGAACGTCGAGCGAGAAGCTTGACCGGCGGGCGTGCGCATTGGTCGAGCCAACCACGTACCCAACATCTCGGACATACGAGAATGTGGTTATCCTGACCGATCTGACGGCTGGCACCACATACTACTACAAGATTGTGTCGACCAACTCCACCGTAGATCATTTTCTGAGCCCTCGCGTTCCCGGCGATGAGACCCCGTTCAGCATCAACGCGGTCATCGATCTCGGTGTCTACGGCGAGGACGGCTACACGATCAAAGGCGATAAGTCCAAGAAGGACACTATTCCCACCATCAACCCAGCCCTGAACCACACCACCATCGGCCGTCTCGCCAGCACCGTAGATGACTACGAATTCGTCATCCACCCTGGCGATTTCGCCTATGCAGATGACTGGTTCCTCTCACTAGACAATCTACTGGACGGCGAGAACGCTTATCAGGCCATTCTTGAGAACTTCTACGAGCAGCTGGCCCCGATCTCCGGTCGAAAGCCGTACATGGCCAGTCCCGGCAACCACGAGGCGGCATGCCAGGAGATACCCTTCACGACGGGTCTCTGCCCCGACGGGCAGAAGAACTTCACCGATTTCATGCACCGGTTTGGCCGAACCATGCCGTCCAGTTTCACCTCGGTCTCCACCAACGACTCAGCGAAAGTGTTCGCCAACCAAGCGCGCGAACTGGCGCAGCCGCCATTCTGGTACTCTTTTGAGTACGGCATGGCGCACATCGTCATGATAAACACCGAAACTGATTTCGAAGACGCGCCCAGCGGAAAAGGCGGTTCGGCTCATCTAAACGGCGGGCCTTTCGGCGCAAAGAACCAGCAACTCGAGTTCCTTGAAGCCGACCTGGCGAGTGTCGACCGCGATGTTACACCGTGGGTCATCGTCGCCGGCCATCGGCCGTGGTACACGGCCGGCAGCGCATGCACACCGTGCCAAGAGGCATTCGAGGATCTGCTGTATACCTACGGCGTCGACCTAGGTGTCTTCGGGCACGTACACAACGCGCAACGCTTCTTGCCGGTCTACAACAGCGTCGCGGACCCTAACGGAATGCAGGACCCCAAGGCGCCCATGTATATTGTCGCTGGAGGCGCGGGGAATATCGAGGGCTTGAGCTCTATAACCAAGCAGTTGGATTTCACCGAGTTCGCAAATGATGAGGATTATACCTATTCAACAATCAGGTTTTTGGATCGGAATCACCTCCAAGTGGACTTTATCAACTCGGTCTCTGGGGAGGTGTTGGATACGAGCACGCTGTATAAGAGTCATGAGGCGCGGTTTGTGAGGCAGTGA